GGGTTTGTGCAGCCATGAGTATTTCCATACCTGGAACGTCAAGCGCATCAAGCCAGCGGTGTTCGCGCCCTACGACCTGCAGACCGAGAACTACACGCCCTTGCTCTGGCTGTTCGAGGGATTTACCAGCTATTACGACGACCTGATGCTGGTACGGGCCGGAATCATCGGCGAAGCGACCTATTTCAAGCTGCAGGCCAAGACCATGGGCGGCGTCCTGCGCGGCAGCGGGCGTACCAAGCAGAGCGTGGCCGATTCGAGTTTTGACGCCTGGAGCAAGTATTACCGCCAGGACGAGAATTCGCCGAACGCCATCATCAGCTACTACACCAAGGGCTCGATCATCGCGCTGGCCTTCGACTTGACCATTCGCGCCAAGACCGGCGGCGTCAAATCGCTCGACCACGTGATGCTGGCGCTGTGGGAGCGTTTCGGACGCGATTTCTATGCTGGCGCGGCCCGCGGCGTGACCGAGGCAGAGGTCGAAGCGATCTTCGACGAAGTCAGCGGCGCCAAACTGCGAAGCTTGTTCGAGCGTTGGGTACGCGGCCTGGAAGACCTGCCGCTGGCCAAGCTGTATGCCCCGTTCGGCGTCAAGCTGGCCGATGAGCGCAAGAACGCCAAGGCCTCGCTCGATGCCGGCATTGGGCGCGACCCGCTTGGCGCCAAGCTGACCCAGGTCCATGAAGGCGGCGCCGCGCACAAGGCCGGCCTGTCGGCGCAGGATATCGTCATCGCCATCGACGGCCTGCGCGTGAGCGGCAATCCGGCCAATGTCGACACGCTGCTGGCACGCTACCGCGTCGGCGACAAGGTGGCAGTGCACGCCTTCCGCCGCGACGAGTTAATGGCCTTCGAGGTGGTGCTGCAGGGCGACCGCGTGCCTTGCATTACCCTGTCGCAAGCAGTGGCCGGCAAGAAGACGTCGGCACTGAAGCGTCCAAGCGCCGTCTAAGGCGGGCGCTGGCTACCTTGGGCGGCGGGTCTTTCGGCCTGCGCGCTCACCACCAATTTTCCATGAGGTTCGCGTGAAAACTGCTGCAAACGGTATCGCTGTCGCCCTGCTTTCGCTGGCCATCGCGCCCGCGTTCGGCCAACTTTCGGCGCCCCTCAAATCGGACGTGACCGCCCGTGTCGACACCATGTACCCCTGGCTCGACACGGTGTACAAAGACCTGCACGCCCACCCTGAAATCGCGTTCCAGGAAACCCGTACCGCAGCCAAGCTGGCTGCCGAAATGCGCAAGCTCGGCTTCGAGGTGACCGAAAAAGTCGGTAAGACCGGCGTGGTGGCGGTGCTCAAGAACGGCGCCGGCCCGACAGTGCTGGTGCGTACCGACATGGACGGCCTGCCGATGGAAGAGAAGACTGGCCTGCCGTATGCCAGCCGCGCCCGCGCCATGAGCGATGGACGCGAGAGCTTCGTTGCCCATAGCTGCGGCCACGACGTGCACATGGCGAGCTGGCTCGGCAGCGCACGTGCGCTGGTCGAACTCAAGCCGCAGTGGAAGGGCACGCTGGTCTTCATTGCCCAGCCGGCCGAAGAAATCGTCGGCGGCGCCAGGGCAATGCTGGACGATGGCCTGTTTACGCGCTTTCCCAAACCGGACTACGCCTTCGCCCTGCATTCCTGGCCACTGGCGCATGGAACGGTTGGCTTCAATTCCGGCCCGGTCTCGTCCAATTCGGACGCCATCGAATTCGTGTTCAAGGGCCGCGGCGGGCACGGCTCGGCGCCGGACAAGTCGCTCGACCCGATCACCATCGCGGCGCGCTTCGTGGTGGACGTGCAGACCGTGATCAGCCGCGAAAAAGACCCGAAGGAATTTGGCGTGGTGACGATCGGCGCGATCCAGGGCGGCACGGTCGGCAACATCATTCCGGACAGTGTGCTGGTACGCGGCACCATCCGCTCGTACAGCCCGGCCGTGCGCGCCAAGCTGCTGGAAGGTGTACGCCGGGTGGCCAATGCGTCCGCCGCCATGGCCGGTGCCCCCGCGCCGGAGCTCAGGTTCACCAGCGGCGGCGAGGCCATCGTCAACAGCGAAGCGCTGGTGGCCCGAACCGAGGTCGTGTTCAAGGATGCCTTCGGCGCCGCCAACGCCCAGCGCATGCCGGCGATGACGGCCAGCGAG
Above is a genomic segment from Massilia sp. H6 containing:
- a CDS encoding M61 family metallopeptidase, yielding MKKPSPKKQLAILYTIVPKDLAGHLFNVTVTVAAPDPEGQVFALPAWIPGSYMIREFARNIVRIRAESGGAEVALTKLDKHTWRAARTAGALTLHYEVYAWDLSVRAAHLDQTHGFFNGTSVFLRVAGQESLPHQVDIQRPADPAAKGWRVATAMRELGARRYGFGTYVAADYDELIDHPVEMGEFELASFNAHGVPHDIVISGRVPNLDMARLQADLKAICETQIAFFEPQTRRAPMERYVFMTMAVGDGYGGLEHRASTALICARADLPCTASAKCAEPGEGYLRFLGLCSHEYFHTWNVKRIKPAVFAPYDLQTENYTPLLWLFEGFTSYYDDLMLVRAGIIGEATYFKLQAKTMGGVLRGSGRTKQSVADSSFDAWSKYYRQDENSPNAIISYYTKGSIIALAFDLTIRAKTGGVKSLDHVMLALWERFGRDFYAGAARGVTEAEVEAIFDEVSGAKLRSLFERWVRGLEDLPLAKLYAPFGVKLADERKNAKASLDAGIGRDPLGAKLTQVHEGGAAHKAGLSAQDIVIAIDGLRVSGNPANVDTLLARYRVGDKVAVHAFRRDELMAFEVVLQGDRVPCITLSQAVAGKKTSALKRPSAV
- a CDS encoding amidohydrolase, giving the protein MKTAANGIAVALLSLAIAPAFGQLSAPLKSDVTARVDTMYPWLDTVYKDLHAHPEIAFQETRTAAKLAAEMRKLGFEVTEKVGKTGVVAVLKNGAGPTVLVRTDMDGLPMEEKTGLPYASRARAMSDGRESFVAHSCGHDVHMASWLGSARALVELKPQWKGTLVFIAQPAEEIVGGARAMLDDGLFTRFPKPDYAFALHSWPLAHGTVGFNSGPVSSNSDAIEFVFKGRGGHGSAPDKSLDPITIAARFVVDVQTVISREKDPKEFGVVTIGAIQGGTVGNIIPDSVLVRGTIRSYSPAVRAKLLEGVRRVANASAAMAGAPAPELRFTSGGEAIVNSEALVARTEVVFKDAFGAANAQRMPAMTASEDFSVYVNEGVPSMFFFTGIYDPKAVLEAAREGGKPIAFNHSPFYAPVPEPSIKTAAQAMSFAVLNVLGR